The Clostridia bacterium sequence CACATGTGACCTTCCAAAGCCTATGGTTCCTGTCATGAATAAACCTATCATGCAGCATATAATAGAACTTCTTAAGTCCTATGGAATTACTGAGATAGGCGTAACCCTGATGTACCTCCCTCAAAAAATCAAGGATTATTTCGGGAATGGCTCAAGCTTCGGTGTAAATCTCCACTACTTTACCGAAGACTCCCCGTTAGGAACAGCCGGAAGTGTAAAAAATGCCGGTGATTTTCTGGATGAAACATTTGTCGTCATAAGTGGCGACTCATTGACAAATATGAACCTGTGTGAGGCCATAAAATTCCATAAATCAAAAAAGTCCAAAGCAACCCTTATACTTACAAAGGTCGATGTTCCCCTTGAGTATGGAGTAGTACTGACAGACACCCAAGGTGCTATAACTGGTTTTTTAGAGAAACCAAGTTGGGGAGAAGTATTCAGTGACACTGTAAATACAGGCACCTACATACTTGAACCGGAAATACTGAAATACTTTGAAAAGGGGCAAAAGTTTGATTTTAGTCAGGATTTATTTCCTATTCTGCTGGAAAAAAAAGATCCCTTATATGGCTATGTAACTACTGATTACTGGTGTGATATAGGCGATTTAAGGGCTTATCTGCAGGCTCATTATGATGTATTTGAAGATAAAATACGTTTAAATCTTGATGCTGTAGAAATAAAAAAAGGGATCTGGATAGGAGCAGGATCTGTTATAGAACCAAACGCTCAAGTCAATGGTCCATGTTTGATAGGAAACAACTGCCGTATAGGTAACGGTTCCGTTATAGAGAACTTCTCCGTATTGGGTGATAACAATATTATTGAGGACGAAGTATCTTTAAAGCGTAGTGTTATCTGGGACAATTGTACTATAGAATACGGCTCTGAGATAAGAGGTGCAATACTCTGCAACAGTATAAGTCTCAAACACTATGTATCTGTGTTTGAAAATGCCATTATCGGAGATAAATGTATAATTAACGAAAGGGCAATTGTAAAACCAAATATAAAAATATGGCCCCAAAAAGCCATAGACCCGTTAGCTATAGTAGATAGGAATATTATATGGGGTTCCAAGCATTCCAAATCGATATTTGGCGAAAGTGGCCTTTCAGGAATAATAAATGTGGATATTTCTCCTGAATTTGCTACAAGACTCGGAGCTGCTTACGGGTCAATATTTAAAAAAGGAGCTAAGGTAGTAGTAAGCTCTACAACGTCAAATTCAGCAAGAATGTTTAAGCATGCTTTCGTATCCGGAATACTATCAGTTGGAGTAGAAGTATTTAATCTTAGCAGTCTGCTTACCCCTATATCCAGGCATGCAATCAACTTTCTTTCGGTTGAAGGCGGAATACATATAAAAGTCGGTGATGACAACCCTAACAAACTTCGTGTTGATTTTATGGATTCCAAAGGTGCCAGTATTAGCAGGGTAATGGAAAGGAAAATTGAGAATGCCTTCTTCAGAGAAGATTTCAAACGCTGTTCAGGCGAAGAGATAAGCAGACTTAATAACATAACGGATTTTAAAAACTATTATGTACGCTCGGTTCTGA is a genomic window containing:
- a CDS encoding mannose-1-phosphate guanyltransferase, with translation MKAIIMAGGEGSRLRPLTCDLPKPMVPVMNKPIMQHIIELLKSYGITEIGVTLMYLPQKIKDYFGNGSSFGVNLHYFTEDSPLGTAGSVKNAGDFLDETFVVISGDSLTNMNLCEAIKFHKSKKSKATLILTKVDVPLEYGVVLTDTQGAITGFLEKPSWGEVFSDTVNTGTYILEPEILKYFEKGQKFDFSQDLFPILLEKKDPLYGYVTTDYWCDIGDLRAYLQAHYDVFEDKIRLNLDAVEIKKGIWIGAGSVIEPNAQVNGPCLIGNNCRIGNGSVIENFSVLGDNNIIEDEVSLKRSVIWDNCTIEYGSEIRGAILCNSISLKHYVSVFENAIIGDKCIINERAIVKPNIKIWPQKAIDPLAIVDRNIIWGSKHSKSIFGESGLSGIINVDISPEFATRLGAAYGSIFKKGAKVVVSSTTSNSARMFKHAFVSGILSVGVEVFNLSSLLTPISRHAINFLSVEGGIHIKVGDDNPNKLRVDFMDSKGASISRVMERKIENAFFREDFKRCSGEEISRLNNITDFKNYYVRSVLNEINTQRIREKSPKVCVISPSDFVISVVVPMLTDVGCKTVSFSSLTLNDMNLIINEINKNNLDFAAFIDGNGETLILIDKQGNIIKDDLFISLTSLILFKSQESSHVVVPITAPSVIEELAARYNGKVIRTKTSPQAIMEQMLTRNALKSRENINQFLLNFDALAGLVKIIEFLCINSLSLNDALREIPDFYISKKNIFCPWELKGKVMRTLITEKNGEKVELLDGVKFIMENGWALVLPDADMPLCRVYSEGDSPQIAEVISDKYLNKIKSIIGAP